From one Geoalkalibacter halelectricus genomic stretch:
- the rsfS gene encoding ribosome silencing factor → MQSDQRALLCAAHALEKKATDVRLLDVRKLSSLTDFLLLVTGRSDRQVQAIAEGVRLGLKNQHHTLPLAIEGMNEGRWVLLDYGDVMVHVFQPAVREFYDLDGLWREAAELPIPDEYHWENKAAAR, encoded by the coding sequence TTGCAATCCGATCAGCGGGCACTGCTTTGTGCCGCCCACGCCCTGGAAAAGAAAGCGACCGACGTACGCCTGCTCGATGTGCGCAAGCTCTCATCCCTGACCGATTTTCTCCTGCTCGTCACCGGACGCTCCGATCGGCAGGTCCAGGCCATTGCCGAAGGGGTGCGCTTGGGCCTCAAGAACCAGCACCATACCCTGCCCCTGGCCATCGAGGGGATGAACGAAGGTCGCTGGGTGCTGCTCGATTACGGCGATGTCATGGTGCACGTGTTTCAGCCGGCGGTGCGCGAATTCTACGACCTGGATGGATTGTGGCGCGAGGCCGCTGAGTTGCCCATTCCGGATGAATATCACTGGGAGAACAAGGCCGCGGCGCGGTGA
- the nadD gene encoding nicotinate-nucleotide adenylyltransferase has product MKTGILGGTFNPIHLAHLRIAEEVREACALDRVLFIPAATPPHKPLEGEVAFDHRLAMVRAAIADNPAFAASDVENRRSGKSFSVDTLEILHREYPGDEFFFIMGMDSFVEIASWYEYPRLFGLCHIVVTARPGSRGGSPGELLPVAVADEFCYDGASRRLLHHSGFSVIFLEETFLDISSTRIRQLVAAGRSVRYLIPAAVEDYLHHHALYWGHARS; this is encoded by the coding sequence ATGAAAACCGGCATTCTCGGCGGCACCTTCAATCCCATCCATCTGGCGCACCTGCGCATCGCCGAGGAAGTGCGCGAGGCCTGCGCCCTCGACCGGGTGCTGTTCATTCCGGCCGCCACGCCGCCGCACAAGCCCCTGGAAGGCGAGGTGGCCTTTGATCATCGCCTGGCCATGGTGCGCGCGGCCATCGCCGACAATCCGGCCTTTGCGGCCAGCGATGTGGAAAACCGCCGCAGCGGCAAGAGCTTTTCCGTGGACACCCTGGAGATTCTGCACCGCGAGTATCCCGGGGATGAGTTCTTCTTCATCATGGGAATGGACTCCTTTGTCGAGATAGCGAGCTGGTATGAATACCCGCGCCTGTTCGGCCTCTGCCACATCGTGGTGACGGCCCGTCCGGGCAGCCGCGGCGGCTCGCCGGGCGAGCTGCTGCCGGTTGCGGTGGCCGATGAGTTCTGTTATGATGGCGCCTCCCGACGCTTGCTCCATCACTCTGGATTTTCCGTGATTTTTCTCGAGGAAACGTTTCTCGATATTTCCTCGACCCGAATTCGCCAGTTGGTCGCCGCCGGGCGCTCCGTGCGCTACCTGATTCCGGCGGCGGTTGAGGATTACCTTCATCATCACGCCCTGTACTGGGGCCACGCGAGGTCTTGA
- a CDS encoding glutamate-5-semialdehyde dehydrogenase produces MTIADQMLSLATEARQAGRVLANLSSAVKNDLLLRMAAALEAAAPALMAANEKDVSAAHERGLAPAMIDRLILDEKRIAAMAEGLREVAALPDPVGEVTGMWRRPNGIQVGRVRIPLGVIGIVYESRPNVTADAAGLCLKSGNAVVLRGGSEAIASNTAIGAVLKAELKSLGLPEAAVQIVATTDRQAVLELLKCEEHIDLIIPRGGEGLIRFVAENSRIPVIKHYKGVCHTFVDASADFEMAEKICINAKVQRPGVCNAMETLLIHKDIAETFVPRIAQAMRAQGVEVRGCPITRSFAPEVKAATDADWGAEFLDLILAVRVVENLDEAVAHIDRYGSLHTEVIVTRDYHSSQRFLREVNSSVVMVNASSRFSDGNQFGLGAEIGISTTKLHSFGPMGLEDLTTRKFIVLGDGQVRS; encoded by the coding sequence ATGACCATCGCCGATCAGATGCTGTCCCTGGCCACCGAGGCGCGGCAGGCCGGCCGCGTTCTCGCCAACCTGTCCTCCGCGGTCAAGAATGATTTGCTGCTGCGCATGGCCGCCGCCCTCGAAGCCGCGGCGCCGGCGCTGATGGCGGCCAACGAGAAGGATGTGTCCGCGGCCCATGAACGCGGCCTGGCACCGGCCATGATCGATCGTCTGATCCTTGACGAGAAACGCATCGCCGCCATGGCCGAGGGGCTGCGCGAGGTCGCCGCTCTGCCCGATCCCGTGGGCGAGGTGACCGGCATGTGGCGGCGACCCAACGGCATTCAGGTCGGCCGGGTGCGCATTCCCCTAGGAGTGATCGGCATCGTCTATGAGTCGCGCCCCAATGTGACCGCCGACGCCGCCGGGTTGTGTCTCAAGAGCGGCAACGCCGTGGTGTTGCGCGGTGGGTCCGAGGCGATTGCCTCCAACACCGCCATCGGCGCGGTGCTCAAGGCCGAGTTGAAAAGCCTGGGCCTGCCCGAGGCGGCGGTGCAGATCGTCGCCACCACCGATCGGCAGGCGGTGCTCGAGCTGCTCAAGTGCGAGGAGCACATCGATCTCATCATCCCGCGCGGCGGCGAGGGGTTGATTCGTTTCGTCGCGGAAAACTCGCGTATTCCGGTGATTAAGCATTACAAGGGTGTCTGCCATACCTTTGTCGACGCCAGCGCCGACTTCGAGATGGCGGAGAAGATCTGCATCAACGCCAAGGTGCAGCGCCCCGGCGTGTGCAACGCCATGGAGACCCTGCTGATTCACAAGGACATCGCCGAGACCTTCGTGCCGCGCATCGCGCAGGCCATGCGAGCCCAGGGCGTGGAGGTGCGCGGTTGCCCGATCACCCGCTCCTTTGCTCCCGAGGTCAAGGCGGCCACGGACGCCGATTGGGGGGCCGAGTTCCTCGATCTGATTCTGGCGGTGCGCGTGGTGGAAAACCTCGACGAGGCGGTGGCGCACATCGATCGTTACGGCTCGTTGCACACCGAGGTGATCGTCACCCGCGACTATCACAGCAGCCAGCGCTTTCTGCGCGAGGTCAATTCCAGCGTGGTCATGGTCAATGCCTCCTCGCGTTTCTCCGACGGCAACCAGTTCGGTCTCGGCGCGGAAATCGGCATCTCCACCACCAAGCTGCATTCCTTCGGGCCCATGGGCCTGGAGGATCTGACCACGCGCAAATTCATCGTCCTCGGCGACGGCCAGGTTCGTTCCTAA
- the proB gene encoding glutamate 5-kinase, whose product MRQNFLKRVRRVVVKIGSNVISDGNGLLLPRIAALCQEVCRLKAQGLEVILVSSGAVSAGKGVLGISGRPQTIPLKQAAAAIGQPRLMRAYKEYFQEQGYLAAQVLLTRDDLANRRRYLNARNTLLTLLDFGVTPIINENDTVVVEEIRFGDNDNLSAMVASLLEADLLVILSDVSGLYDQNPQSCPDARLIPLVERVTDQIQAMAGGEGSALGTGGMASKVKAARRASLNGIGTLIINGRDPQTLARAFAGEEVGTYFLPARDRMAAKKHWIAFTKKPRGKVFVDEGARRALIEGGKSLLPSGITGVEGRFERGDSVRLCDAQGSEFAKGVIGYNLTELLRIMGKKTSEIEASLGYKYGDEVIHRDNLVISSATETEEE is encoded by the coding sequence ATGCGCCAAAACTTTCTCAAGCGGGTCCGGCGGGTCGTCGTTAAAATCGGCAGCAATGTGATTTCCGACGGCAATGGTCTGCTGCTTCCGCGCATCGCCGCTCTTTGCCAAGAGGTCTGCCGGCTGAAGGCTCAGGGTCTCGAGGTCATTCTGGTCTCCTCGGGCGCCGTGTCCGCCGGCAAGGGGGTGCTGGGCATCTCCGGCCGGCCCCAGACCATTCCCCTCAAGCAGGCGGCGGCCGCCATCGGCCAGCCGCGCCTGATGCGCGCCTACAAGGAATATTTTCAGGAGCAAGGCTATCTGGCCGCCCAGGTTCTGCTCACCCGCGATGATCTGGCCAACCGGCGCCGTTATCTCAACGCCCGCAATACCCTGCTGACTCTGCTCGATTTCGGTGTGACGCCGATCATCAACGAAAACGACACGGTGGTGGTCGAGGAGATTCGCTTCGGCGACAACGACAATCTTTCCGCCATGGTGGCCTCGCTGCTCGAAGCCGATCTGCTGGTTATTCTCTCCGATGTGAGCGGACTCTACGACCAAAATCCCCAGAGCTGTCCCGACGCGCGCCTGATCCCGCTGGTCGAGCGGGTCACCGACCAGATCCAGGCCATGGCCGGCGGTGAAGGCTCGGCCCTGGGCACCGGCGGCATGGCCAGCAAGGTCAAGGCCGCGCGGCGCGCGTCCCTCAACGGCATTGGCACGCTCATCATCAACGGTCGTGACCCACAGACCCTGGCACGGGCCTTCGCCGGCGAGGAGGTGGGAACCTATTTTCTGCCGGCGCGCGACCGCATGGCGGCGAAAAAGCACTGGATCGCCTTCACCAAAAAGCCGCGCGGCAAGGTGTTCGTCGACGAGGGCGCGCGCCGCGCCCTGATTGAGGGCGGCAAGAGTCTGCTGCCCTCCGGGATTACGGGCGTGGAGGGCCGTTTCGAGCGGGGCGATTCAGTCCGGCTGTGCGACGCGCAAGGCAGCGAGTTCGCCAAGGGGGTCATCGGCTATAATCTCACTGAGTTGTTGCGCATTATGGGCAAAAAAACCTCGGAAATCGAGGCAAGCCTGGGGTACAAATACGGTGATGAGGTGATTCATCGCGACAACCTGGTGATTTCCTCGGCGACTGAAACCGAAGAAGAGTGA
- the obgE gene encoding GTPase ObgE — MHFVDEVKIHVKAGDGGRGCLSFRREKFIPKGGPDGGDGGDGGDVVFEVDSNLSTLMDFRYKVHYKAERGGHGMGKNRHGKSGETLVIRVPPGTLVYDADTDELLADLTTPGERRLLLRGGMGGRGNARFATSTNRAPRHTQPGIPGEERTLRLELKLLADVGLVGLPNAGKSTLIAAVSAARPKIADYPFTTLVPNLGVVRYGGFKTFVMADIPGLIEGAAEGHGLGTRFLRHVERTDLILHLLDLLTPEGQTPEEHFALINRELSRYSPELAHKPQLVVLTKADVTEVKNLVPRYLEYFRARDYQVFAISAVTGEGVADLVRAVGRELEARRSAPEDDPDAGSLDSNSAPG; from the coding sequence ATGCATTTCGTCGACGAAGTCAAAATTCACGTCAAGGCCGGCGACGGCGGGCGCGGCTGCCTGTCCTTCCGGCGCGAAAAATTCATCCCCAAGGGCGGTCCCGACGGCGGCGACGGCGGTGACGGCGGCGATGTCGTTTTCGAAGTGGACAGCAATCTTTCCACCCTGATGGATTTTCGCTACAAGGTTCACTACAAGGCCGAGCGCGGCGGTCACGGCATGGGCAAGAACAGGCACGGAAAAAGCGGCGAAACCCTGGTGATTCGGGTGCCGCCCGGCACCCTGGTCTATGATGCCGACACCGACGAATTGCTCGCCGACCTGACCACCCCGGGCGAGCGGCGCCTGCTGCTGCGCGGCGGCATGGGCGGGCGCGGCAACGCGCGTTTCGCCACCAGCACCAATCGCGCCCCGCGCCACACCCAGCCGGGTATCCCCGGCGAGGAGCGTACCCTGCGTCTTGAACTCAAGCTGCTCGCCGACGTGGGTCTGGTGGGCTTGCCCAACGCGGGCAAGTCGACGCTGATCGCGGCGGTGTCGGCGGCGCGCCCCAAGATCGCCGACTATCCCTTCACCACCCTGGTGCCCAATCTCGGAGTGGTGCGCTACGGTGGGTTCAAGACCTTCGTGATGGCCGACATCCCCGGCCTCATCGAGGGCGCGGCCGAGGGCCACGGCCTGGGAACGCGCTTTCTGCGTCACGTCGAGCGCACCGATCTGATCCTGCACCTGCTCGATTTGCTCACCCCCGAGGGCCAGACTCCCGAGGAGCACTTCGCGCTGATCAATCGCGAACTCTCCCGCTACAGCCCCGAGTTGGCGCACAAGCCGCAGCTCGTCGTTCTGACCAAGGCGGACGTCACCGAAGTCAAGAACCTGGTGCCGCGCTACCTGGAGTATTTCCGCGCGCGCGACTATCAGGTTTTCGCCATTTCGGCGGTCACCGGCGAAGGCGTCGCCGATCTGGTCAGGGCGGTCGGCCGCGAATTGGAAGCGCGCCGCAGCGCCCCCGAGGATGACCCGGACGCCGGCTCCCTTGACTCGAATTCCGCGCCCGGCTAA
- the rpmA gene encoding 50S ribosomal protein L27, which produces MAHKKGVGSTRNGRDSAGKRLGVKRFGGEQVTAGSILVRQRGTTFHPGENVGVGKDYTLFALIDGVVKFERKDRDRKKISVYAA; this is translated from the coding sequence ATGGCACATAAGAAAGGGGTCGGCAGTACCCGTAACGGCCGCGACAGTGCAGGCAAGCGCCTCGGTGTCAAGCGTTTCGGCGGCGAGCAGGTGACCGCCGGATCGATTCTGGTGCGTCAGCGCGGCACCACCTTCCACCCCGGTGAAAACGTCGGCGTGGGCAAGGACTACACCCTGTTCGCCCTCATCGACGGCGTGGTGAAGTTCGAGCGCAAGGACCGCGACCGCAAGAAGATCAGCGTCTACGCCGCCTGA
- the rplU gene encoding 50S ribosomal protein L21 encodes MYAVIKTGGKQYKVSEGDLVKVEKLAGAVGDTIELGEVLMVGGEEVKIGTPLLQGAKVKAQIVEQDKDKKILVFKMKRRKNQRKLNGHRQPITRLKITGIEA; translated from the coding sequence ATGTACGCGGTTATTAAGACCGGAGGGAAGCAATACAAAGTTTCCGAAGGCGATCTGGTTAAGGTCGAGAAGCTCGCGGGCGCGGTGGGTGATACCATCGAGCTGGGCGAAGTCCTCATGGTCGGCGGTGAAGAGGTCAAGATCGGAACACCTCTGCTGCAGGGCGCCAAGGTTAAAGCGCAAATCGTCGAACAGGACAAGGATAAGAAAATCCTGGTCTTCAAGATGAAACGGCGCAAGAACCAGCGCAAGTTGAACGGGCACCGCCAACCCATTACCCGCCTGAAGATCACGGGCATTGAAGCTTAA
- a CDS encoding Rne/Rng family ribonuclease: MAKELVINTTSQETRVALLENGHIAELYIERSRERGIVGNIYKGRVIRVLPGMQAAFVDIGLEKAAFLYVADVFDEVEAVEHFIDGGNQGPPAAGEEPAGEERVLPPIEDLLQEGQEILVQIAKEPLGTKGARITSHVSLPGRNLVYMPTVDHVGISRRIESEEEKDRLRAVVEGIRPAGSGFIVRTAAEGKSEEDLRVDMEFLLNLWQDVARRKDSRGAPSLIHSELDVICKVVRDILTEDVRRIVVDSRDEYAKIERFIGTFMPKLKYSMELYEDDEPIFDAFGLEVEIARALGRKVWLKSGGYIIIEQTEALTAIDVNTGRFVGKHNLEDTILKTNLEAVKEIAFQLRLRNIGGLIIIDFIDMEKEPHREKVHAALLEALKSDKSKSNILKISELGLVEMTRQRVRESIGRTLCEACPYCEGKGYVKSRATLAYEIFRELRREMKEVAADKITLVVHPDVAAILYDEERHGIEELEQRFGKDITITARPVFHQEQYEILPG; the protein is encoded by the coding sequence ATGGCCAAGGAACTGGTCATCAACACCACCTCCCAGGAGACTCGGGTGGCGCTGCTGGAGAACGGCCATATCGCCGAACTCTACATCGAGCGCTCACGCGAGCGGGGTATCGTGGGCAACATCTACAAGGGGCGGGTGATTCGCGTCCTGCCCGGCATGCAGGCGGCGTTCGTCGATATCGGGCTGGAAAAGGCCGCGTTTCTCTACGTGGCCGATGTGTTTGACGAGGTCGAGGCGGTCGAGCATTTCATCGACGGCGGCAATCAGGGTCCGCCGGCGGCGGGAGAAGAGCCCGCCGGCGAGGAGCGAGTGCTGCCGCCCATCGAGGATCTGTTGCAGGAAGGCCAGGAAATTCTGGTGCAGATCGCCAAGGAGCCCCTGGGCACCAAGGGGGCGCGCATCACCTCGCATGTTTCCCTGCCCGGGCGCAATCTGGTCTACATGCCCACCGTCGATCACGTCGGCATCTCGCGGCGCATCGAGAGCGAGGAGGAGAAGGATCGCCTGCGCGCCGTCGTCGAGGGCATACGTCCCGCCGGCTCGGGTTTCATCGTGCGCACCGCCGCCGAGGGCAAAAGCGAGGAGGATCTGCGGGTCGACATGGAGTTTCTCCTCAATCTCTGGCAGGACGTGGCGCGGCGCAAGGACAGCCGCGGCGCGCCGAGCCTGATCCACTCCGAGCTCGACGTCATCTGCAAGGTGGTGCGCGACATCCTCACCGAGGACGTGCGGCGTATCGTCGTCGACTCGCGCGACGAGTACGCCAAGATCGAGCGCTTCATCGGCACCTTCATGCCCAAGCTCAAGTACTCCATGGAACTCTACGAGGACGACGAGCCGATCTTTGACGCCTTCGGCCTGGAGGTGGAGATCGCCCGCGCCCTGGGGCGCAAGGTGTGGCTCAAGAGCGGCGGCTACATCATCATCGAGCAGACCGAGGCGCTCACCGCCATCGACGTCAACACCGGACGCTTCGTCGGCAAGCACAACCTCGAGGACACCATCCTCAAGACCAACCTCGAGGCAGTCAAGGAGATCGCCTTTCAGCTGCGCCTGCGCAACATCGGCGGGCTGATCATCATCGATTTCATCGACATGGAGAAGGAGCCGCACCGCGAAAAGGTGCACGCCGCCTTGCTCGAAGCCCTCAAGAGCGACAAGAGCAAGAGCAACATCCTCAAGATCTCCGAACTCGGCCTGGTGGAGATGACCCGCCAGCGGGTGCGTGAGAGCATCGGCCGCACCCTGTGCGAAGCCTGCCCCTATTGCGAGGGCAAGGGCTACGTCAAGAGCCGCGCCACTCTGGCCTACGAGATTTTTCGCGAGCTGCGCCGCGAGATGAAGGAAGTGGCGGCCGACAAGATCACCCTGGTGGTGCATCCCGATGTCGCGGCGATCCTCTACGACGAGGAGCGCCACGGCATCGAGGAGCTCGAGCAACGCTTCGGCAAGGACATCACCATCACCGCGCGGCCGGTGTTTCATCAGGAGCAGTATGAAATTTTACCGGGCTGA
- a CDS encoding TIGR03960 family B12-binding radical SAM protein, with translation MAYEDILPRLARPSRYLGGETGSVKKDPAAVELSIALAFPDVYEVGMSHLGFAILYRILNERSWIAAERVYAPWADLESELRRAGEPLRSLETERPLAQFDILGFTLQYELSYTNILMMLDLGGVPRRRQERGAHHPLVVVGGPCAYNPEPLADFFDCALIGDGEEALVELCEAVRASRAAGEGREALLDRLCCIEGVYVPAHFTVAYQADGRIAALDSLRADRPRVRRRFLADLDAAAFPTAPVVPTMNTVHDRVAVEIARGCTRGCRFCQAGYIYRPVRERSPRQVLDIVEKSLAASGHEEVSLLSLSSGDYACIEPLLKNLMGRFAESRVAVSLPSLRVGSLTPELMEQIKKVRKTGFTLAPEAGSERLRQVINKGISAEDLVDTTRIAFGLGWRVVKLYFMLGLPTETDADLEAIIELAARVKKSGKGSQGGADVNVSVSTFVPKAHTPFQWEAQIGIAETRRRQELLREGLRARKLRMKWHAAEMSFLEGVFARGDRRLGAVISRAVDLGCRFDGWNDCFDFARWQQAFADCGMDAEWYLRARGADEILPWDHIDCGIPKTFFLRERRQALAGAATPDCREGACTGCGICDFEELRLRLCDPRKLEEQVPAPGGAACTAAPGEEQRCRLRLRLAKIGKGRFIGHLEFMSLFHRAVRRAGLPVRYSQGFHPHPRISFSEALPHGMESEAEIIDLDLAAPVSVAEAVTRLNTCLPEGFRVREGALLDWRNASPSASIEGTVYRFELPDAAPPDLPKRMAAFLKAAEVPSLRLKKGQPTPVDLRPGVTDLEVSDGGLLLTLAKGSPLPVVAHLLGCDEARVRDLPGRKIGVIFRPGPQAP, from the coding sequence ATGGCCTACGAAGATATTTTGCCCCGCCTGGCGCGCCCCTCGCGTTATCTGGGCGGCGAAACGGGAAGCGTGAAAAAAGATCCCGCGGCGGTCGAGCTCTCCATCGCCCTGGCGTTTCCCGATGTTTACGAGGTGGGCATGAGCCACCTCGGCTTTGCCATCCTCTATCGCATTCTCAACGAACGCTCCTGGATTGCCGCCGAGCGGGTCTATGCCCCCTGGGCTGATCTCGAGAGCGAGTTGCGCCGGGCGGGCGAGCCCTTGCGCTCCCTGGAAACCGAGCGGCCCCTGGCGCAGTTCGACATCCTCGGCTTTACCCTGCAATACGAGCTCTCCTATACCAATATCCTGATGATGCTTGATCTCGGCGGCGTGCCCCGGCGCCGCCAGGAGCGCGGGGCGCACCATCCCCTGGTGGTGGTGGGCGGGCCGTGCGCCTACAACCCCGAGCCCCTGGCGGATTTCTTCGACTGCGCGCTGATCGGCGACGGCGAGGAGGCCCTGGTCGAATTGTGCGAAGCGGTGCGTGCTTCGCGTGCCGCCGGTGAAGGGCGCGAGGCCTTGCTCGATCGTCTCTGCTGCATCGAGGGGGTCTACGTGCCCGCTCACTTTACCGTAGCATACCAGGCCGATGGACGCATTGCCGCGCTCGATTCCCTGCGCGCCGATCGTCCGCGCGTACGGCGGCGCTTTCTCGCCGATCTGGATGCCGCCGCCTTTCCCACCGCGCCGGTGGTGCCCACCATGAACACCGTTCATGACCGGGTGGCGGTGGAGATCGCCCGCGGCTGCACGCGCGGCTGCCGGTTTTGTCAGGCGGGCTATATCTATCGCCCGGTGCGCGAGCGCAGCCCCCGGCAGGTTCTCGACATCGTCGAGAAATCCCTGGCGGCCAGCGGCCACGAGGAAGTCTCGTTGTTGTCCCTGTCGAGCGGCGACTATGCCTGCATCGAGCCGCTGCTCAAGAATCTCATGGGCCGCTTTGCCGAAAGCCGAGTGGCGGTGAGCCTGCCGAGCCTGCGGGTGGGCTCGCTGACTCCGGAGCTCATGGAGCAGATCAAAAAGGTGCGCAAGACCGGCTTCACCCTGGCTCCCGAGGCAGGCAGCGAGCGTCTGCGCCAGGTGATCAACAAAGGCATCAGCGCCGAGGATCTGGTGGACACCACGCGCATCGCCTTCGGCCTGGGCTGGCGGGTGGTCAAGCTGTATTTCATGCTCGGCCTGCCCACCGAAACCGATGCTGACCTCGAAGCCATCATCGAGCTGGCGGCGCGCGTCAAGAAAAGCGGCAAGGGCAGTCAGGGCGGCGCCGACGTCAACGTCTCCGTCTCCACCTTCGTGCCCAAGGCCCACACCCCCTTTCAATGGGAGGCGCAGATCGGCATCGCCGAAACCCGCCGCCGCCAGGAGTTGCTGCGCGAGGGTCTGCGCGCCAGGAAGCTGCGCATGAAATGGCACGCCGCCGAGATGTCGTTTCTTGAAGGGGTGTTCGCGCGCGGCGACCGGCGCCTCGGGGCGGTCATCTCCCGCGCCGTGGACCTGGGCTGCCGCTTCGACGGCTGGAACGACTGCTTTGATTTCGCCCGCTGGCAGCAGGCTTTTGCCGACTGCGGCATGGATGCCGAATGGTACCTGCGGGCGCGCGGCGCGGACGAGATCCTGCCCTGGGATCATATCGATTGCGGAATTCCCAAGACTTTTTTCCTGCGCGAGCGCCGTCAGGCCCTGGCCGGGGCGGCGACTCCCGACTGCCGCGAGGGTGCCTGCACGGGCTGCGGCATCTGCGATTTCGAGGAGTTGCGCCTGCGTTTGTGCGATCCGCGCAAGCTCGAGGAGCAGGTGCCGGCGCCGGGGGGCGCGGCTTGCACCGCCGCCCCCGGCGAGGAGCAGCGCTGCCGGCTGCGTCTGCGCCTGGCCAAGATCGGCAAGGGCCGCTTCATCGGGCATCTGGAGTTCATGAGCCTGTTTCATCGCGCGGTGCGCCGCGCCGGCCTGCCGGTGCGCTATTCCCAGGGTTTTCATCCCCATCCGCGCATCTCCTTCAGCGAGGCTCTGCCCCACGGCATGGAGAGTGAGGCGGAAATCATCGACCTGGACCTGGCCGCGCCGGTTTCCGTCGCCGAGGCGGTCACGCGCCTCAATACCTGCCTGCCCGAGGGCTTTCGGGTGCGCGAAGGGGCACTTCTGGACTGGCGCAACGCCTCGCCATCCGCTAGTATTGAAGGCACCGTTTATCGTTTCGAACTCCCGGACGCTGCGCCGCCGGACCTGCCGAAGCGCATGGCCGCCTTTCTTAAGGCCGCCGAGGTGCCGAGCCTGCGCCTGAAAAAGGGACAGCCGACGCCCGTCGATCTGCGCCCCGGCGTGACCGACCTCGAAGTGTCCGACGGCGGTCTGCTGCTGACCCTGGCCAAGGGCAGCCCCTTGCCGGTGGTGGCCCATCTGCTCGGCTGCGATGAAGCCCGGGTGCGCGATCTGCCCGGCCGCAAGATCGGCGTGATCTTCCGCCCCGGACCGCAGGCGCCATGA